In Spirochaetota bacterium, a single genomic region encodes these proteins:
- a CDS encoding TetR/AcrR family transcriptional regulator, with product MPKKEKIATEDKVLEAALQEFAGHGFDGARVDRIAARAKVNKAMIYYHFKSKEALYERILNNLFQGIYGYVKSIMPSEGSPLDALYTILENYIVYIHGLDRSFIRVMIREISSGGKYFRKVGIPVLLTPMMELIIPLIERSKAEGLIRDIKPYYTMLQIVGGVVFFNLFRITTEGADIHGVLFHENHLQEFKENFMGILKHGIEKREEPA from the coding sequence ATGCCAAAGAAAGAAAAAATCGCGACGGAGGACAAGGTGCTGGAGGCCGCACTCCAGGAATTCGCCGGCCACGGATTCGACGGGGCGCGCGTGGATCGGATCGCGGCCCGCGCGAAGGTAAACAAGGCGATGATCTACTATCATTTCAAGAGCAAGGAGGCGCTTTACGAGCGCATCCTGAATAACCTTTTCCAGGGGATTTACGGCTACGTCAAGAGCATCATGCCGAGCGAGGGGAGCCCCCTGGACGCGCTCTACACGATCCTGGAAAATTATATCGTCTACATTCACGGGCTCGATCGCAGTTTCATCCGGGTAATGATCAGGGAGATATCGAGCGGCGGAAAATATTTCCGGAAGGTGGGGATACCGGTACTGCTCACGCCCATGATGGAGCTCATCATCCCGCTCATCGAGCGCTCGAAGGCGGAAGGGCTCATCCGCGATATCAAGCCGTACTACACGATGCTCCAGATCGTGGGGGGCGTCGTCTTTTTCAACCTGTTTCGGATAACGACCGAGGGGGCCGATATTCACGGCGTCCTGTTCCACGAAAATCACCTGCAGGAGTTCAAGGAAAACTTCATGGGAATACTCAAGCATGGAATCGAAAAGAGGGAGGAACCGGCATGA
- a CDS encoding efflux RND transporter periplasmic adaptor subunit: protein MKNRKIVPIVILAVVVVSAILYFEVFRRLGGDGGRIEGSGTIEVTEIEISSKIAGRVIELPFDEGARAKKGELVAKLDYDELNAQRLSALANFTNAERNLVRVRELFGSGSTSNRDLDNAETAYRVAKAAYDLVSATIGNAVIYAPIEGHVLERNLEVGEMAFPGSPILTLADLKNVYIKIYVNETKLGFVKPGQKAHVFVDSFPGKPFEGKVTAISNRAEFTPKTIQTKDERVKLVFEVKIAIMNPDIALKPGMPADAVIYTGDEK, encoded by the coding sequence ATGAAAAACCGGAAGATCGTACCCATCGTAATCCTGGCCGTGGTCGTAGTATCGGCCATACTCTATTTCGAGGTCTTCCGGCGGCTGGGCGGCGACGGCGGCAGGATCGAGGGCTCCGGTACCATCGAGGTCACCGAGATAGAGATCAGCTCGAAGATCGCGGGAAGGGTGATCGAGCTTCCCTTCGACGAGGGCGCGCGCGCGAAAAAGGGCGAGCTCGTCGCGAAGCTCGACTATGACGAGCTGAACGCGCAGCGGCTTTCCGCCCTCGCGAACTTCACGAACGCCGAGCGGAACCTCGTGCGCGTGCGCGAGCTTTTCGGGTCCGGATCGACCTCAAACCGCGATCTGGATAACGCCGAGACGGCGTACCGCGTTGCGAAGGCCGCCTATGACCTGGTTTCCGCGACGATCGGGAACGCCGTTATCTACGCCCCCATCGAGGGCCACGTGCTCGAGCGCAATCTCGAGGTGGGGGAGATGGCCTTTCCCGGTTCCCCCATCCTTACGCTCGCTGATCTGAAAAACGTCTACATAAAGATATACGTGAACGAAACGAAGCTTGGCTTCGTGAAGCCGGGACAGAAGGCGCACGTGTTCGTCGATTCATTCCCCGGGAAGCCGTTCGAGGGAAAGGTGACCGCAATCTCGAACCGGGCCGAGTTCACCCCCAAGACCATACAGACGAAGGACGAACGGGTGAAGCTCGTCTTCGAGGTCAAGATCGCGATCATGAACCCGGATATCGCCCTCAAGCCCGGGATGCCCGCGGACGCGGTGATATACACGGGGGATGAAAAGTGA
- the pflA gene encoding pyruvate formate lyase-activating protein: MTSSSGPSTGTPEVPKPGTRGRIHSFESFGAVDGPGIRFVVFMQGCPFRCKYCQNPDTWLTGRGLEMSPLEVFREVRKYRAYFHSAGGGITVTGGEPLLQPRFVKELFELCHGDKIHTALDTSGCVPPAMAEEAVSQTDLVLLDLKSIDEKTHKALTGSGLAPVMRFAKWLSDIAKPAWIRHVVVPGYTDDDAMLGALADFILTLRNVELVELLPFHKLAEFKWRELGYEYELYDTEPPSPERMREIIDMFAAKGLKAR, translated from the coding sequence TTGACGTCATCAAGCGGACCTTCCACCGGCACTCCTGAAGTCCCGAAACCGGGGACGCGCGGAAGGATTCATTCATTCGAATCCTTCGGCGCGGTCGACGGCCCGGGAATACGGTTCGTCGTCTTTATGCAGGGATGCCCGTTCCGCTGCAAATACTGCCAGAATCCCGACACCTGGCTAACCGGGAGGGGCCTCGAGATGTCGCCGCTCGAGGTTTTCCGGGAGGTGAGGAAATACCGCGCATATTTTCACTCCGCCGGGGGCGGTATCACGGTGACCGGCGGCGAGCCGCTTCTCCAGCCGCGTTTCGTGAAGGAGCTCTTCGAGCTTTGCCACGGAGACAAGATCCACACCGCCCTCGACACCTCGGGATGCGTCCCCCCTGCAATGGCCGAAGAAGCCGTGTCGCAGACCGACCTTGTGCTCCTCGACCTTAAAAGCATCGACGAGAAGACGCACAAGGCGCTCACGGGATCCGGGCTTGCGCCTGTCATGCGTTTTGCGAAATGGCTGTCCGATATCGCCAAACCCGCGTGGATACGGCATGTCGTGGTTCCGGGCTACACGGACGACGACGCGATGCTGGGCGCGCTCGCGGATTTCATCCTCACCCTGCGCAACGTGGAGCTCGTCGAGCTCCTCCCCTTCCACAAGCTCGCCGAGTTCAAATGGAGGGAGCTGGGGTACGAGTACGAGCTCTACGATACGGAGCCGCCCTCCCCGGAAAGGATGCGGGAGATCATCGATATGTTCGCCGCGAAAGGATTGAAGGCGCGCTGA
- a CDS encoding TolC family protein, whose amino-acid sequence MRDRYKIAALCAILVLAMGTLASRTRADESAAPQKISLEEARRVALESNRDHRIASLKLREAEERVGGVWGQLIPVLESEASLQRQYAESGAMSLSDGQYDLRFVQLKFGINPGMFYNSLQLSRKALIVAREEARRIKAEIEYNVIKSYFNLLLAGEVITLRKESRELLKNNLKDVENLFRTGSVPRFELLQAQVQYQGQEPLLLEAENAWRVCLDTFNYHLGAEGDRYAADDSVLKRDEFRLPAGDARVKTGRLVRAGLKNRPEVIQLQKKREMAENAEGIQDAYYLWPTFTIGGSYGMTKLLPNAPDLAIQVGPNTITPDMSSITGTSDWQNTWQVRVAATYRWGALNPWDSTRAAGREEELKVREAEDELAKIRALVGISVSASYSRLVTSYHTIRSQRENVATAEEGLRIAKESYRAGVIKNAELLSAELALTNARTGYINSVNSYFTSLAELKREIGTDDEKIIMEDAQ is encoded by the coding sequence ATGAGGGACCGATACAAAATTGCGGCGTTGTGCGCCATCCTCGTCCTGGCGATGGGAACGTTGGCCTCACGTACCCGCGCGGACGAAAGCGCGGCGCCGCAGAAGATATCGCTGGAGGAGGCGCGCCGCGTCGCGCTCGAAAGCAACCGGGATCACCGCATCGCGTCCCTGAAGCTTCGCGAGGCGGAAGAAAGGGTGGGCGGGGTATGGGGCCAGCTCATTCCCGTGCTCGAATCCGAGGCATCCCTCCAGCGCCAGTATGCGGAGAGCGGCGCCATGAGCCTTTCGGACGGACAGTACGACCTGCGCTTCGTGCAGCTAAAATTCGGGATCAACCCGGGCATGTTTTACAACTCGCTACAGCTTTCGCGCAAGGCGCTCATAGTCGCCCGTGAAGAAGCGCGGCGAATCAAGGCGGAGATCGAGTATAACGTGATAAAGAGCTACTTCAATCTGCTGCTCGCGGGGGAAGTGATCACGCTCAGGAAGGAATCGAGGGAACTCTTGAAAAATAACCTCAAGGACGTGGAAAACCTTTTCCGCACGGGAAGCGTTCCCCGGTTCGAGCTCCTGCAGGCGCAGGTGCAGTACCAGGGCCAGGAGCCGCTCCTGCTCGAGGCGGAAAACGCCTGGCGCGTGTGCCTCGACACCTTCAACTACCACCTGGGGGCCGAGGGCGACCGTTACGCGGCGGACGATTCCGTGCTCAAGCGGGACGAGTTTCGCCTCCCGGCCGGGGACGCGCGCGTAAAGACCGGGCGCCTCGTGCGGGCCGGGCTCAAGAACCGTCCGGAGGTGATCCAGTTGCAAAAGAAGCGCGAGATGGCCGAGAACGCGGAAGGCATCCAGGACGCGTACTACCTGTGGCCCACGTTCACGATCGGCGGCTCGTACGGGATGACGAAACTGCTTCCCAATGCGCCCGATTTAGCGATTCAAGTGGGACCGAACACCATTACACCGGACATGTCCTCGATCACCGGCACGAGCGACTGGCAGAACACCTGGCAGGTGCGCGTGGCCGCGACCTACCGCTGGGGCGCGCTCAATCCCTGGGATTCCACGCGGGCCGCGGGGCGGGAGGAGGAGCTCAAGGTGCGGGAGGCCGAGGATGAGCTCGCGAAGATCAGGGCGCTCGTGGGAATATCGGTGAGCGCGAGCTATTCGAGGCTCGTGACCTCCTACCATACCATACGGTCTCAGCGGGAGAACGTGGCGACTGCCGAGGAGGGCCTTCGCATCGCGAAGGAGAGCTACCGCGCCGGCGTCATCAAGAACGCGGAGCTGCTGTCGGCGGAGCTCGCGCTCACGAACGCGCGGACGGGTTACATCAACTCCGTCAACAGCTACTTCACCTCGCTCGCCGAGCTTAAAAGGGAAATCGGCACCGACGACGAGAAAATAATCATGGAGGACGCACAATGA
- a CDS encoding formylglycine-generating enzyme family protein, with protein sequence MEFVFVPGGTFSMGSPESEGGSSERPQHKVTVNGFWMAKYECTQAQYEAVMGDNASGFKAKDNPAESVSWDDAKKFCGKFKNKNDIAIRLPTEAEWEYACRAGTGTRYYWGDEMDGAYCWFVKNSEQKTHPVGSRQPNGFGLYDMSGNVSEWCADAYDERYYKNSPEKDPAGPGNGDRHVVRGGSWCLIADYMRSAFRDKYLNSYHNNYIGFRPVLEAPLPRKK encoded by the coding sequence ATCGAGTTTGTCTTTGTTCCCGGGGGAACATTTTCCATGGGGTCTCCTGAAAGCGAAGGCGGCTCCAGTGAACGCCCGCAGCACAAGGTAACCGTGAACGGTTTCTGGATGGCGAAATATGAGTGCACGCAGGCGCAGTATGAAGCGGTGATGGGAGATAACGCGAGCGGTTTCAAGGCAAAGGATAATCCCGCGGAATCGGTCAGCTGGGACGACGCGAAAAAATTCTGCGGGAAATTTAAAAATAAGAACGATATCGCCATCCGGCTCCCCACCGAGGCGGAATGGGAATACGCGTGTCGCGCCGGTACAGGTACGCGGTATTACTGGGGGGATGAAATGGACGGCGCGTACTGCTGGTTTGTTAAAAATTCCGAACAAAAAACGCATCCGGTCGGCTCCAGACAACCCAACGGCTTTGGATTATACGACATGAGCGGAAATGTTTCGGAGTGGTGCGCGGATGCATACGACGAGCGTTATTATAAAAACAGTCCGGAAAAAGATCCTGCCGGACCCGGGAACGGCGATCGTCACGTAGTCCGCGGCGGGTCCTGGTGCCTGATCGCAGATTATATGCGCTCCGCTTTTCGGGACAAATATCTGAACAGTTACCACAACAACTATATCGGTTTCCGTCCCGTCCTGGAGGCGCCCCTTCCCAGGAAGAAATAG
- a CDS encoding HXXEE domain-containing protein gives MKKKFLDSYKSLLWIMPFLMGLHNLEEAPGMVAFSAKYLPGVHFVTGPQFHAALVIVTLGGFAAVYASLYFLEKGFWGHMPVAIQAVMLLNALSHVGASILFLTPAPGVYTALLVNIPFALLVFRAAFREHYIDRRGFAIAFVCGAVVYLPLIALSLVAGSLAEKLFM, from the coding sequence ATGAAGAAAAAATTTCTTGATTCGTATAAATCGCTCCTCTGGATCATGCCGTTCCTGATGGGGCTGCATAACCTGGAGGAGGCGCCGGGTATGGTCGCGTTCTCGGCAAAATACCTTCCCGGCGTGCATTTCGTGACCGGGCCCCAGTTCCACGCGGCGCTGGTAATCGTCACCCTGGGCGGTTTTGCGGCGGTGTATGCATCACTGTATTTTCTCGAAAAGGGATTCTGGGGGCATATGCCGGTGGCCATACAGGCCGTCATGCTCCTGAACGCGCTCTCGCATGTGGGGGCTTCCATTTTGTTCCTGACCCCCGCCCCGGGGGTGTATACCGCGCTCTTGGTAAACATTCCCTTCGCATTGCTGGTCTTCCGGGCCGCGTTCAGGGAACACTATATCGACAGGCGCGGTTTCGCGATCGCGTTCGTATGCGGGGCGGTCGTCTATCTGCCCCTCATCGCGCTTTCGCTCGTCGCGGGCTCGCTGGCGGAAAAATTATTTATGTGA
- the pflB gene encoding formate C-acetyltransferase has product MISPAVQDEQGTEIREWAGFTPGEWTDEINVREFIQKNYIPFEGDRAFLQGPTESTLALWGKISDLIKEERKKGILDADTSVISSIISHEPGYIDKDLEIILGLQTEKPLKRAIMPFGGIRMATQGLKAYGYEIAPAITEIFSRYRKTHNEAVHDAYTDEMKRAKKNAIITGLPDAYGRGRIIGDYRRIALYGVDRLIEVKQKEKKHLDYDYIESPIVRLREELSEQIKALHELKQMASAYGLDIGKPAATALEAVQWTYFGYLAAVKEQNGAAMSLGRVTSFFDIYMQRDIERGLLTEAGAQEIIDRFVIKLRIVRFLRTPEYDQLFSGDPVWITESIGGMGIDGRTLVTKTSFRILQTLYNLGPAPEPNLTVLWSEKLPDGFKRFCAQVSVDTSAIQYENDDLMRPVHGDDYGIACCVSAMRIGKQMQFFGARANLAKALLYAINGGRDEMSGDQVGPEFAPITDEYLDYKDVMRKYDQVLDWLAQLYINTLNIIHYMHDKYAYERIQMALHDRDVIRTSACGFAGLSVVADSLSAIRHARVKTVRNERGLVSDYIIEGDYPAFGNNDDRVDDIAIDVVRRFMMKLKKHKTYRNSTATLSILTITSNVVYGKKTGSTPDGRLAGEPFAPGANPMHGRDQKGAIASMASVAKLPYEYAEDGISYTFSIIPKALGKSVEERTGNLVGMLDGYFHSGGHHINVNVFDRETLMDAMEHPELYPQLTIRVSGYAVNFIKLTREQQLDVIKRTFHRHS; this is encoded by the coding sequence ATGATCAGCCCGGCAGTACAGGACGAACAGGGTACCGAAATCCGCGAATGGGCAGGCTTTACCCCCGGCGAATGGACGGACGAAATAAACGTCCGCGAATTCATTCAGAAAAACTACATCCCCTTCGAGGGCGACCGCGCCTTTCTCCAGGGTCCCACCGAATCGACGCTCGCGCTCTGGGGCAAGATAAGCGACCTGATAAAGGAAGAACGAAAGAAGGGCATACTCGACGCCGACACGAGCGTCATCTCATCGATCATCTCCCACGAGCCAGGCTACATCGACAAGGACCTCGAGATCATCCTCGGGCTCCAGACCGAGAAGCCCTTGAAGCGCGCGATAATGCCCTTTGGGGGAATCCGTATGGCCACGCAGGGACTCAAGGCCTACGGGTACGAGATAGCGCCCGCCATCACCGAGATATTCAGCCGGTACCGGAAAACCCACAACGAAGCCGTACATGACGCCTATACCGACGAGATGAAGCGTGCGAAGAAGAACGCGATCATCACCGGGCTCCCGGACGCCTACGGCAGGGGCCGCATAATCGGCGACTACCGGCGCATCGCCCTGTACGGCGTGGACCGGCTTATCGAGGTGAAGCAGAAGGAAAAGAAGCACCTTGATTACGATTATATCGAATCCCCCATCGTGCGGCTGCGCGAGGAGCTCTCCGAGCAGATCAAGGCGCTCCACGAATTGAAGCAGATGGCGTCCGCGTACGGGCTCGATATCGGCAAACCGGCGGCAACCGCGCTCGAGGCGGTTCAATGGACCTACTTCGGCTACCTGGCCGCGGTGAAGGAACAGAACGGTGCGGCCATGTCGCTGGGACGGGTCACGAGCTTTTTCGACATCTACATGCAGCGCGACATCGAGCGGGGGCTCCTCACCGAAGCCGGCGCGCAGGAGATCATCGACCGCTTTGTAATCAAGCTCAGGATCGTGCGCTTCCTGCGCACACCCGAATACGACCAGCTCTTCTCGGGTGATCCGGTCTGGATCACGGAATCGATAGGCGGGATGGGGATCGACGGCAGGACGCTCGTGACGAAGACGAGCTTCAGGATTCTCCAGACGCTCTACAACCTGGGCCCCGCTCCGGAGCCCAACCTCACCGTACTCTGGTCCGAGAAGCTCCCGGACGGATTCAAGCGATTCTGCGCCCAGGTGTCGGTCGACACGAGCGCCATACAGTATGAAAACGACGACCTCATGCGCCCGGTGCACGGCGACGATTACGGGATCGCCTGCTGCGTCTCGGCGATGAGGATCGGGAAGCAGATGCAGTTTTTCGGGGCGCGCGCGAACCTCGCGAAGGCGCTGCTCTACGCGATCAACGGCGGGCGCGACGAGATGTCCGGCGACCAGGTGGGCCCGGAGTTCGCGCCCATCACGGACGAGTACCTGGACTACAAGGACGTTATGCGGAAATACGACCAGGTCCTCGACTGGCTCGCGCAGCTCTACATCAACACCCTGAACATCATCCACTACATGCACGACAAGTACGCCTATGAGCGCATCCAGATGGCGCTGCACGACCGCGATGTGATACGCACCTCGGCATGCGGCTTCGCGGGGCTCTCGGTCGTCGCGGATTCCCTGTCGGCGATTCGGCACGCGCGGGTGAAGACGGTGAGGAACGAACGGGGGCTTGTGTCCGATTATATCATCGAAGGGGATTACCCGGCCTTTGGCAACAACGACGACCGCGTGGACGATATCGCCATAGACGTCGTGCGCAGGTTCATGATGAAGCTCAAGAAGCACAAGACCTACAGGAACTCGACCGCGACGCTCTCGATTCTCACCATCACCTCGAACGTGGTGTACGGCAAGAAGACGGGAAGCACGCCGGACGGAAGGCTCGCGGGCGAGCCCTTCGCGCCGGGCGCGAATCCCATGCACGGGCGTGACCAGAAGGGCGCCATCGCGTCCATGGCATCGGTCGCGAAGCTCCCGTACGAATACGCGGAGGACGGGATATCGTATACCTTTTCGATCATCCCCAAGGCACTGGGCAAGTCCGTGGAAGAGCGCACCGGGAACCTGGTGGGAATGCTCGACGGGTATTTCCACAGCGGCGGGCACCATATCAACGTGAACGTCTTCGACCGGGAGACGCTCATGGACGCGATGGAGCACCCCGAGCTCTACCCGCAGCTCACGATCCGGGTATCGGGATACGCGGTGAACTTCATAAAGCTCACCAGGGAGCAGCAGCTTGACGTCATCAAGCGGACCTTCCACCGGCACTCCTGA
- a CDS encoding ABC transporter ATP-binding protein — MIEIANLTKRFGPVTAVDGLTAKVERGEIFGIVGPDGAGKSTLLRLIAAILTPSGGSVAISGLDSRTHAHEIKEGLAYMPQRFGLYEDLTVEENIRFFGRLYGVTGKEIRARLPRLYAFSRLEPFRDRLAGKLSGGMKQKLGLACCLVHAPGLVLLDEPTNGVDPVSRREFWRILYDLLGEGVTIVVSTAYLDEAERCNRIALMYGGRFIVTGSPRAVKAGIGKPFIEFVTDDPRRAEEALSHIDEFRAVMMAGRRLRLFVDDARKAEKGIRKALAAGGIKVVSFRETTPGLEDAFVEIISGGVAP, encoded by the coding sequence GTGATCGAGATCGCCAACCTCACGAAGCGCTTCGGCCCCGTCACCGCGGTGGACGGTCTGACCGCGAAGGTGGAGCGGGGGGAGATATTCGGAATCGTGGGACCGGACGGCGCGGGGAAGAGCACGCTTCTAAGACTCATCGCGGCGATACTCACGCCCTCAGGGGGAAGTGTCGCGATTAGCGGGCTGGATTCGCGTACACACGCCCACGAGATCAAGGAGGGACTTGCCTATATGCCGCAACGGTTCGGGCTCTACGAGGACCTCACGGTCGAGGAGAACATCCGGTTCTTCGGAAGGCTCTACGGCGTGACCGGGAAGGAGATTCGCGCGCGCCTGCCGCGGCTCTATGCGTTTTCGAGGCTCGAGCCGTTCAGGGACCGGCTGGCGGGAAAGCTCTCCGGCGGCATGAAGCAGAAACTGGGTCTGGCGTGCTGCCTGGTCCACGCGCCGGGACTCGTGCTGCTGGACGAGCCCACCAACGGCGTCGACCCGGTTTCGCGCCGGGAATTCTGGCGCATACTGTACGACCTGCTGGGCGAGGGCGTGACCATCGTCGTGAGCACCGCCTACCTGGACGAGGCGGAGCGCTGCAACCGGATCGCGCTCATGTACGGCGGCCGGTTCATCGTGACGGGAAGCCCGCGCGCGGTGAAGGCGGGGATAGGAAAGCCCTTCATCGAATTCGTCACCGACGATCCGCGGCGCGCGGAGGAAGCACTCTCGCACATCGACGAGTTCCGCGCGGTGATGATGGCGGGCCGGAGGCTCAGGCTTTTCGTCGATGACGCGCGGAAGGCGGAAAAAGGGATCCGGAAGGCGCTGGCCGCGGGCGGGATAAAGGTCGTTTCGTTCCGCGAGACCACGCCCGGCCTGGAGGACGCGTTTGTGGAAATCATCTCGGGGGGGGTGGCGCCATGA
- a CDS encoding PEGA domain-containing protein: MRKTAAIFMMIIFMAAVGCKSSVKINTIPAGAKVYIDGEYRGETPYVQTDSKSFLSNTTLRLTKDGYNDFTTPLVKDQFSASACCGGVLFLVPFLWIMDYSPEKTYEMKAKENK, from the coding sequence ATGAGAAAAACAGCCGCAATTTTCATGATGATTATTTTCATGGCTGCCGTGGGTTGCAAGAGCAGCGTTAAAATCAATACCATCCCCGCGGGGGCCAAGGTCTATATCGATGGCGAATACAGAGGGGAAACGCCGTACGTTCAGACCGACAGCAAATCATTTCTTTCAAATACGACCCTTAGGCTCACCAAGGACGGTTATAATGATTTCACCACGCCGCTTGTAAAAGACCAGTTCTCGGCCAGTGCGTGTTGCGGGGGGGTTTTATTCCTTGTCCCGTTCCTTTGGATAATGGATTACAGCCCGGAAAAAACATATGAAATGAAGGCGAAAGAAAACAAGTAG